The window ATGAAGCCTCGATGGTCGGGGTAAATCTGGACACCAAGTCCTCCAAATTCTGCGTTGTAAAGATCTTCAATAGCGCGCTGATGCTCGCGCTTTGGGACATAATACGTGTATAGATCCCCGAGCGATGCCAGTGCGCCTTTAATCGCACCACGATACATCAGATTGGTATCTTCTATCGGTTTATAGTTATTTGCCTCGGCAATTTGGATCACTTGATCCAATGTCTCAATGAGCATCGCTTTCGTGACACGTTCATCTCCACTCATCGCATTTTTTTCATTGGGATTAATGAGCAGGAACGGAATACCGATGGCGAGGATTAAGACGATGAAGGACAAAGTGTATCTTCTCATGGGAGTTCCTCTGTATTTTTAGGTTTGATTAATGTTCGTCACTATTTTAACACGGATGCAACATTCTGGCAATAGATTTTTTCCGAGTGGTCAGTCGGAATGCGGTTGTGTTTTCCAGCGATTGTGAAGCCACAGCCACTGTTCTGGATATTTATGGATGTAGGTCTCCAACTGTTTCAACATTTGTGTCGTGTATAATTCGACATCTTGCTCGAAATTGTTGGAAGGTTCGGTGTAGATGGGAGTTGAAATATAGACATGGTGCTGACCGTCGGGGTGGCGTATGTCGAGTGAAAAGAGGAGCGGTGCGCCGGTCTTGAGGGCAAGCACAGCAGGACCGCGAGCCGCGGAAGCCGTCTTCCCCAGAAACTCGACGAATACGCCTTCGGGCCCGGCGTTCTGATCGGCGAAGAACCCGACCGCCTCGTTGTTTTTAAGGGCGCGCAGCGTTTCACGGACTGCTTGTTTCCGCGGAATTAGTTTCAGGCTCATCTGCTGGCGGTGCTGCCAGATGTAGGTGTTGAGCAGATCATTTTTTATAGGGAAAGCGATGGCTTTCGCTCGGTCTGGGATCAAGGCACCGTATACGAGTGAAAGGAGTTCCCAATTTCCG is drawn from Candidatus Poribacteria bacterium and contains these coding sequences:
- a CDS encoding lysophospholipid acyltransferase family protein, with translation MPNARGKWKDRWIYRIVSLFGWWCRQLPKEWALQFGRGIGILFYHVSKKRREIALHNLQIAFGSQLTTAQGREICKASFINVGKTCIEFLRFPKLNAENIWNEVTVEGGENLHAALEGGKGAIVFLAHFGNWELLSLVYGALIPDRAKAIAFPIKNDLLNTYIWQHRQQMSLKLIPRKQAVRETLRALKNNEAVGFFADQNAGPEGVFVEFLGKTASAARGPAVLALKTGAPLLFSLDIRHPDGQHHVYISTPIYTEPSNNFEQDVELYTTQMLKQLETYIHKYPEQWLWLHNRWKTQPHSD